In one window of Cystobacter fuscus DSM 2262 DNA:
- a CDS encoding ATP-binding protein: MTSVEGVQDGWAARVLGLAHLESPEGRQVRLERRAAVMLAYLGLEGPSSKFVVASLLWPDSPPTTIRANMRQLLRRLRLLCDGVELVEATSERLALVPGLRLDVAQLKAAAGLRAHSQVLEIARSSGSGSLLSGLELEDCDELSRWLDGARTAVEGWVRAARQQGVTQAMARGDWNTASALVHDWLQQEPESEQAGRHLIQLHYLQGDRDAALAAFERLRATLSRELDVDPMPETLALVRQIEKGTGVRPSSPAAPGAPLPLSVRRPPVLAGREAAWRELEEGFAASQLVFISGEPGVGKSRLVEEFAASKGRWVKLEGRFGDQAIPFASQARAFRLHMTHRPEVILPDWVRTELSRILPELGGERPPPMASEADELRFYDANVEAMRLLMDGYRVVITDDVQYWDSASSKVFTYAFERLLDSSTDAAHAPRFIDCYRRGELPPYSENSVRQLVDTGRARLIELGPLSEEQVHQLLTGLELPGAEAHADALARYTGGNPLYILETLKHLIETDGLRKDWPHRLPPPGRVGPLLQRRLERLSPRALQCAQLAALAGPFFRTSLVSEVLELSATERLAALAELEAAQVLVGERFGHDLVEEAIRASVSPIAARELHARLAAVLERSQAPAQILSHHWREAGELERARSIQPRPL, encoded by the coding sequence ATGACGAGCGTCGAAGGGGTGCAGGACGGATGGGCGGCTCGGGTGCTGGGACTGGCGCACTTGGAGAGCCCCGAAGGCAGACAGGTGCGGCTGGAGCGGCGGGCCGCGGTGATGCTGGCCTACCTGGGGCTGGAGGGCCCCTCGTCGAAGTTCGTCGTCGCGAGCCTGCTGTGGCCCGACTCGCCACCCACCACCATTCGCGCCAACATGCGCCAGTTGCTGCGCCGCCTGCGCCTGCTGTGCGACGGCGTGGAGTTGGTGGAGGCCACCTCCGAGCGTCTGGCCCTCGTGCCGGGGCTCCGGCTGGACGTCGCCCAGCTCAAGGCGGCGGCAGGGCTCCGCGCCCACTCCCAGGTGCTCGAGATCGCGCGGTCCTCGGGGAGCGGCTCGCTGCTCTCCGGTCTGGAGTTGGAGGACTGCGACGAGCTGTCACGCTGGCTGGACGGCGCGCGCACCGCCGTGGAGGGATGGGTGCGCGCCGCGCGCCAGCAGGGCGTCACCCAGGCCATGGCCCGAGGGGACTGGAACACCGCGTCCGCGCTGGTGCATGACTGGCTGCAACAGGAGCCCGAGTCCGAGCAGGCCGGCCGCCACCTCATCCAGTTGCACTACCTCCAGGGAGACCGAGACGCCGCCCTGGCCGCCTTCGAGCGGCTGCGCGCGACCCTCTCGCGCGAGCTGGATGTGGACCCCATGCCCGAGACGCTCGCCCTGGTGCGGCAGATCGAGAAGGGCACCGGGGTGCGGCCCTCCTCCCCGGCCGCCCCGGGTGCCCCCCTGCCCCTGTCCGTGCGACGCCCTCCCGTGCTCGCCGGCCGGGAAGCCGCATGGCGCGAGCTCGAGGAGGGCTTCGCCGCCAGCCAGTTGGTGTTCATCAGCGGCGAGCCCGGGGTGGGCAAGTCCCGTCTCGTCGAGGAGTTCGCCGCCAGCAAGGGACGGTGGGTGAAGCTCGAGGGGCGCTTCGGGGATCAGGCCATTCCCTTCGCCTCGCAGGCCCGCGCCTTCCGGCTCCACATGACCCACCGGCCCGAGGTGATCCTCCCGGACTGGGTCCGCACGGAGCTGTCCCGCATCCTTCCCGAGCTGGGGGGAGAGCGGCCGCCGCCGATGGCCTCGGAGGCCGACGAGCTGCGCTTCTACGACGCGAACGTGGAGGCCATGCGGCTGCTGATGGACGGCTACCGCGTCGTCATCACGGATGACGTGCAGTACTGGGACAGCGCCAGCTCCAAGGTGTTCACCTACGCTTTCGAGCGACTCCTGGACTCGAGCACGGACGCGGCCCACGCGCCCCGCTTCATCGACTGCTACCGCCGCGGCGAACTCCCGCCCTACTCGGAGAACAGCGTGCGGCAGTTGGTGGACACGGGGCGCGCGCGCCTCATCGAGCTCGGTCCGCTCTCCGAGGAACAGGTCCACCAGCTCCTGACGGGCCTGGAGCTGCCCGGTGCCGAGGCGCACGCCGACGCCCTCGCCCGCTACACCGGGGGCAATCCCCTCTACATCCTCGAGACGCTCAAGCACCTCATCGAGACGGATGGGCTGCGCAAGGACTGGCCGCACCGCCTTCCCCCGCCGGGACGCGTGGGCCCCCTGCTCCAGCGCCGCCTGGAGCGGCTCTCGCCCCGAGCCCTCCAGTGCGCCCAGCTCGCCGCCCTCGCGGGCCCCTTCTTCCGCACCTCCCTCGTGTCCGAGGTGCTCGAGCTGTCCGCCACCGAGCGTCTCGCGGCGCTCGCCGAGCTCGAGGCCGCCCAGGTCCTGGTGGGCGAGCGCTTCGGCCATGATCTGGTGGAAGAGGCCATCCGGGCCAGCGTGTCTCCCATCGCCGCCCGGGAGCTGCATGCGCGGCTCGCCGCCGTCCTCGAACGCTCCCAGGCGCCCGCGCAGATCCTCTCCCACCACTGGAGGGAGGCGGGCGAGCTGGAGCGCGCGCGGAGCATCCAGCCCCGGCCGTTGTGA
- a CDS encoding 2OG-Fe(II) oxygenase, with translation MRFQPPWSGAFRLQTFFHRTPEALPASAIDAMRAAILDSSLLGESNLTAQFSGTYGFSVTFRREARAEVTERFAAFAPFLEAALLPGCNAFLLNPLLVHNGRGVAAHLDRSMGSYGAGLGNPIAVSVLYVQVPERLAGGELRLYHRGERVAALAPLARSLVTFRGDLVHEVASVEAGAPGLSAARISLVVEQYRVPEPLLARVPRFELRTRRGVEA, from the coding sequence ATGCGCTTCCAGCCGCCCTGGAGCGGGGCCTTCCGCCTCCAGACCTTCTTCCACCGCACCCCCGAGGCCCTGCCCGCGAGCGCCATCGACGCCATGCGCGCGGCCATCCTGGACTCGTCCCTGCTCGGGGAGAGCAACCTGACGGCGCAGTTCTCGGGCACCTATGGGTTCTCGGTCACCTTCCGGCGCGAGGCCCGCGCCGAGGTGACGGAGCGGTTCGCCGCCTTCGCCCCGTTCCTCGAGGCCGCGCTCCTGCCGGGCTGCAACGCGTTCCTGCTCAACCCGCTCCTGGTGCACAACGGGCGTGGGGTGGCGGCGCACCTGGATCGCAGCATGGGCTCCTACGGCGCCGGTCTGGGCAACCCGATCGCGGTGAGCGTGCTCTACGTCCAGGTGCCGGAGCGGCTCGCGGGGGGAGAGCTGCGGCTGTACCACCGGGGCGAGCGCGTGGCGGCGCTGGCTCCCCTCGCGCGCTCGCTGGTGACGTTCCGGGGAGACCTGGTGCACGAGGTGGCCTCGGTCGAGGCCGGGGCCCCCGGGCTTTCGGCGGCGCGCATCAGCCTGGTGGTGGAGCAGTACCGTGTGCCGGAGCCGCTGCTCGCGCGGGTGCCGCGGTTCGAGCTGCGGACCCGGAGGGGGGTGGAGGCATGA
- a CDS encoding SRPBCC family protein, giving the protein MSELAMEWWVPQRPDQVFTAFEDPFRQRRWYGAPPGGLRLGEEGESEVGEPFRMNLLDERERPLAQICRVLEVDPGRGLVMELTWEGREDYGRETTRVSFTLHPAEGGTRIEVRQGPFSSREVEQAHRAYWEANMGRLARVVSGEAVPCFEEFWEESSGFVEPLGLATHAVLAGLREAGAAPELVAQVEETLYTHLGRLPEETARVLGAVLRARLHGGLPGGGG; this is encoded by the coding sequence ATGAGCGAGCTGGCGATGGAGTGGTGGGTGCCCCAGCGGCCGGATCAGGTCTTCACGGCCTTCGAGGATCCCTTCCGGCAGCGGCGCTGGTACGGGGCCCCGCCCGGAGGCCTGCGCCTCGGCGAGGAGGGAGAGTCGGAGGTGGGCGAGCCGTTCCGGATGAACCTGCTCGACGAGCGGGAGAGGCCCCTGGCGCAGATCTGCCGCGTGCTCGAGGTGGACCCCGGCCGGGGACTGGTGATGGAGCTGACGTGGGAGGGGCGGGAGGACTACGGCCGCGAGACGACGCGCGTCTCATTCACCCTCCATCCGGCGGAGGGGGGCACGCGCATCGAGGTGCGCCAGGGCCCGTTCTCGAGCCGCGAGGTCGAGCAGGCGCACCGGGCGTACTGGGAAGCCAACATGGGGCGTCTGGCCCGGGTCGTCTCCGGAGAAGCCGTGCCCTGCTTCGAGGAGTTCTGGGAGGAGTCGAGTGGCTTCGTCGAGCCGCTCGGCCTGGCGACCCATGCGGTGCTCGCCGGCCTGCGGGAGGCCGGGGCGGCGCCCGAGTTGGTCGCCCAGGTGGAGGAGACGCTCTACACGCACCTCGGCCGCCTGCCCGAGGAGACCGCGAGGGTGCTGGGGGCGGTGCTTCGCGCGCGGCTGCACGGGGGGCTTCCGGGTGGAGGCGGATAG